The proteins below come from a single Microbacterium sp. SLBN-154 genomic window:
- a CDS encoding fructosamine kinase family protein: MSPDGRSIFRKERHGAPDGFFAAEAAGLAWLADAGGVRTARVVNVAAEAIELERLETVDPDRATARAFGAALAITHDAGAPAFGSPPPGIIALFIGVRPQPAAAEESWGTFYARDRVLPFLPLALAAGSVTEAEADIVREACAAIAAGVFDDDDAPARLHGDLWHGNVLWTPGGVVLIDPAAHGGHRETDLAMLDLFGCPFFDEIIAGYEERRRLAPGWRDRLPLHQLHPLAVHAAGHGRHYGRALTDAAQHTLALA, from the coding sequence CAAGGAGCGCCACGGCGCTCCGGACGGCTTCTTCGCCGCTGAGGCCGCGGGCCTGGCGTGGCTCGCCGATGCGGGCGGTGTACGCACCGCCCGCGTCGTGAACGTGGCGGCGGAGGCCATCGAACTCGAGCGTCTCGAGACCGTGGATCCCGATCGTGCCACGGCGAGAGCCTTCGGCGCGGCACTCGCAATCACCCACGACGCCGGGGCTCCCGCCTTCGGGTCGCCACCCCCGGGAATCATCGCGCTCTTCATCGGGGTACGGCCGCAGCCCGCGGCTGCCGAGGAATCGTGGGGGACGTTCTACGCGCGTGACCGGGTTCTGCCGTTCCTGCCGCTGGCGCTGGCCGCGGGCTCGGTCACCGAGGCCGAGGCCGACATCGTCCGCGAGGCGTGCGCGGCGATCGCGGCGGGCGTGTTCGACGACGACGACGCGCCGGCGCGGCTGCACGGCGACCTGTGGCACGGCAACGTGCTGTGGACTCCGGGCGGCGTCGTCCTCATCGACCCGGCAGCCCACGGCGGACACCGTGAGACCGATCTGGCGATGCTCGACCTCTTCGGCTGCCCGTTCTTCGACGAGATCATCGCCGGCTACGAAGAACGTCGCCGCCTCGCGCCCGGGTGGCGCGACCGCCTCCCCCTCCACCAGCTCCATCCGCTGGCCGTTCACGCCGCGGGGCACGGTCGCCACT